One region of Zingiber officinale cultivar Zhangliang chromosome 7B, Zo_v1.1, whole genome shotgun sequence genomic DNA includes:
- the LOC122006837 gene encoding YTH domain-containing protein ECT1-like isoform X1, which translates to MDAKARPAKPIDEAIKTLKIDPPSKATSVTMFGAKGASLSDATSCISSGDATSIIKESEVDQDVSVDDQGTYYNGYYYPGSHGVMGEWDNSRCNRGTDNVQVEHPVSTIQVDSGSLIYYLPGFQTGYSNYGPFSPGPMYCADGQFWGQGSYYASPVSPQTVVSPGIYAHPIAYGPELIPAYPWDPYFFLQDGIQGNTFTVDPTNPHYKPNHSSHGHNLPPSKTLTTSKVTSLASDLSLPVSAQNQTQKSVQKAPTAVLPKGYVPLNKFSAYANQVNGALHYPNAVIPMNENTRCWVDDEKLKARNKLNSFADLDRGPRTNSIKTTNSGDNFQETLSIKQNDNSSGSIDKDEYNSPDFITKYEQALFFIIKSYSEDDVHKSIKYNVWSSTPNGNKRLDNAFLAAQGKMAEKGGKCPVFLFFSVNASGQFCGVAEMSGRVDFSKNMPFWQQDKWNGFFPVKWHIIKDVSNPRLRHIILENNENKPVTNSRDTQEVKFPQGTEMLNIFKSYSAKTSILDDFGFYENRQKAMQEKRGKPTTPTLDNSLSKMVESSQFQKLDDSKSHKLVLVEVKEALPCSRVTSPK; encoded by the exons ATGGACGCTAAGGCGAGGCCGGCGAAGC CCATTGATGAAGCAATTAAGACATTGAAGATCGATCCTCCGTCAAAAGCCACCAGTGTCACCATG TTCGGTGCAAAAGGTGCAAGCTTGTCTGATGCAACATCCTGCATCTCTTCCGGAGATGCAACAAGCATCATCAAGGAAAGCGAGGTAGACCAAGATGTGTCTGTGGATGATCAGGGCACATATTATAATGGTTACTATTATCCAG GATCTCATGGTGTCATGGGGGAATGGGATAATTCACGTTGCAACCGTGGAACAGATAACGTCCAAGTAGAGCATCCTGTAAGT ACCATTCAAGTTGATAGTGGATCGCTGATATACTACTTGCCAGGATTTCAAACTGGATATAGCAACTACGGTCCATTCTCACCTGGACCCATGTATTGTGCTGATGGACAGTTTTGGGGGCAAGGCTCATATTATGCAAGTCCAGTTTCTCCTCAAACGGTTGTTTCGCCAGGAATTTATGCTCATCCAATTGCTTATGGGCCTGAGCTAATTCCTGCATACCCATGGGATCCATATTTTTTCTTGCAAGATGGGATTCAAGGGAACACATTTACTGTGGATCCAACAAATCCACATTATAAACCAAATCATTCATCCCATGGTCATAACCTTCCTCCTTCCAAAACCTTGACAACTTCAAAAGTGACTTCACTAGCATCTGATTTATCACTTCCTGTATCAGCTCAAAACCAAACACAGAAATCTGTGCAGAAG GCACCCACTGCTGTTTTACCCAAAGGATATGTTCCTCTAAATAAGTTCAGTGCATATgctaaccaagtgaatggtgcATTGCATTATCCAAACGCTGTCATTCCTATGAACGAAAATACACGTTGCTGGGTTGATGATGAAAAGCTGAAAGCCAGAAATAAGCTTAATAGTTTTGCTGATCTGGACCGTGGTCCTAGAACAAATAGCATCAAAACTACTAATTCTGGCGATAATTTTCAGGAAACTCTTAGCATCAAACAGAATGATAATAGCAGTGGTTCAATTGACAAGGATGAATACAACTCTCCTGATTTCATAACGAAGTATGAACAAGCTttgttttttataataaaatcatACAGCGAAGATGATGTTCATAAAAGTATAAAATATAATGTCTGGTCAAGCACTCCAAATGGGAACAAAAGGCTTGACAATGCCTTCCTAGCTGCTCAAGGAAAGATGGCAGAAAAGGGTGGCAAGTGTCCTGTGTTTCTCTTCTTTTCT GTTAATGCAAGCGGTCAATTTTGTGGTGTTGCAGAAATGTCAGGCCGAGTTGATTTCAGTAAAAATATGCCCTTTTGGCAACAGGACAAATGGAATGGCTTTTTCCCAGTGAAGTGGCATATAATTAAAGATGTTTCAAACCCACGACTCCGTCACATAATATTGGAGAATAATGAGAACAAGCCTGTAACAAACAGCAGGGATACGCAAGAG GTTAAGTTTCCACAAGGCACTGAGATGTTAAACATTTTCAAGAGCTATTCTGCTAAAACGTCCATATTGGACGACTTTGGCTTTTACGAGAATCGCCAGAAAGCAATGCAAGAGAAGAGGGGCAAGCCTACTACTCCAACTTTGGATAACTCTCTG TCCAAAATGGTTGAATCATCTCAATTCCAGAAGCTAGATGATTCCAAATCACATAAACTTGTGTTAGTCGAGGTGAAGGAAGCACTCCCTTGCTCGAGGGTCACTTCACCTAAGTGA
- the LOC122006837 gene encoding YTH domain-containing protein ECT1-like isoform X2 — protein MDAKARPAKPIDEAIKTLKIDPPSKATSVTMFGAKGASLSDATSCISSGDATSIIKESEVDQDVSVDDQGTYYNGYYYPGSHGVMGEWDNSRCNRGTDNVQVEHPTIQVDSGSLIYYLPGFQTGYSNYGPFSPGPMYCADGQFWGQGSYYASPVSPQTVVSPGIYAHPIAYGPELIPAYPWDPYFFLQDGIQGNTFTVDPTNPHYKPNHSSHGHNLPPSKTLTTSKVTSLASDLSLPVSAQNQTQKSVQKAPTAVLPKGYVPLNKFSAYANQVNGALHYPNAVIPMNENTRCWVDDEKLKARNKLNSFADLDRGPRTNSIKTTNSGDNFQETLSIKQNDNSSGSIDKDEYNSPDFITKYEQALFFIIKSYSEDDVHKSIKYNVWSSTPNGNKRLDNAFLAAQGKMAEKGGKCPVFLFFSVNASGQFCGVAEMSGRVDFSKNMPFWQQDKWNGFFPVKWHIIKDVSNPRLRHIILENNENKPVTNSRDTQEVKFPQGTEMLNIFKSYSAKTSILDDFGFYENRQKAMQEKRGKPTTPTLDNSLSKMVESSQFQKLDDSKSHKLVLVEVKEALPCSRVTSPK, from the exons ATGGACGCTAAGGCGAGGCCGGCGAAGC CCATTGATGAAGCAATTAAGACATTGAAGATCGATCCTCCGTCAAAAGCCACCAGTGTCACCATG TTCGGTGCAAAAGGTGCAAGCTTGTCTGATGCAACATCCTGCATCTCTTCCGGAGATGCAACAAGCATCATCAAGGAAAGCGAGGTAGACCAAGATGTGTCTGTGGATGATCAGGGCACATATTATAATGGTTACTATTATCCAG GATCTCATGGTGTCATGGGGGAATGGGATAATTCACGTTGCAACCGTGGAACAGATAACGTCCAAGTAGAGCATCCT ACCATTCAAGTTGATAGTGGATCGCTGATATACTACTTGCCAGGATTTCAAACTGGATATAGCAACTACGGTCCATTCTCACCTGGACCCATGTATTGTGCTGATGGACAGTTTTGGGGGCAAGGCTCATATTATGCAAGTCCAGTTTCTCCTCAAACGGTTGTTTCGCCAGGAATTTATGCTCATCCAATTGCTTATGGGCCTGAGCTAATTCCTGCATACCCATGGGATCCATATTTTTTCTTGCAAGATGGGATTCAAGGGAACACATTTACTGTGGATCCAACAAATCCACATTATAAACCAAATCATTCATCCCATGGTCATAACCTTCCTCCTTCCAAAACCTTGACAACTTCAAAAGTGACTTCACTAGCATCTGATTTATCACTTCCTGTATCAGCTCAAAACCAAACACAGAAATCTGTGCAGAAG GCACCCACTGCTGTTTTACCCAAAGGATATGTTCCTCTAAATAAGTTCAGTGCATATgctaaccaagtgaatggtgcATTGCATTATCCAAACGCTGTCATTCCTATGAACGAAAATACACGTTGCTGGGTTGATGATGAAAAGCTGAAAGCCAGAAATAAGCTTAATAGTTTTGCTGATCTGGACCGTGGTCCTAGAACAAATAGCATCAAAACTACTAATTCTGGCGATAATTTTCAGGAAACTCTTAGCATCAAACAGAATGATAATAGCAGTGGTTCAATTGACAAGGATGAATACAACTCTCCTGATTTCATAACGAAGTATGAACAAGCTttgttttttataataaaatcatACAGCGAAGATGATGTTCATAAAAGTATAAAATATAATGTCTGGTCAAGCACTCCAAATGGGAACAAAAGGCTTGACAATGCCTTCCTAGCTGCTCAAGGAAAGATGGCAGAAAAGGGTGGCAAGTGTCCTGTGTTTCTCTTCTTTTCT GTTAATGCAAGCGGTCAATTTTGTGGTGTTGCAGAAATGTCAGGCCGAGTTGATTTCAGTAAAAATATGCCCTTTTGGCAACAGGACAAATGGAATGGCTTTTTCCCAGTGAAGTGGCATATAATTAAAGATGTTTCAAACCCACGACTCCGTCACATAATATTGGAGAATAATGAGAACAAGCCTGTAACAAACAGCAGGGATACGCAAGAG GTTAAGTTTCCACAAGGCACTGAGATGTTAAACATTTTCAAGAGCTATTCTGCTAAAACGTCCATATTGGACGACTTTGGCTTTTACGAGAATCGCCAGAAAGCAATGCAAGAGAAGAGGGGCAAGCCTACTACTCCAACTTTGGATAACTCTCTG TCCAAAATGGTTGAATCATCTCAATTCCAGAAGCTAGATGATTCCAAATCACATAAACTTGTGTTAGTCGAGGTGAAGGAAGCACTCCCTTGCTCGAGGGTCACTTCACCTAAGTGA
- the LOC122006837 gene encoding YTH domain-containing protein ECT1-like isoform X3 yields the protein MFGAKGASLSDATSCISSGDATSIIKESEVDQDVSVDDQGTYYNGYYYPGSHGVMGEWDNSRCNRGTDNVQVEHPVSTIQVDSGSLIYYLPGFQTGYSNYGPFSPGPMYCADGQFWGQGSYYASPVSPQTVVSPGIYAHPIAYGPELIPAYPWDPYFFLQDGIQGNTFTVDPTNPHYKPNHSSHGHNLPPSKTLTTSKVTSLASDLSLPVSAQNQTQKSVQKAPTAVLPKGYVPLNKFSAYANQVNGALHYPNAVIPMNENTRCWVDDEKLKARNKLNSFADLDRGPRTNSIKTTNSGDNFQETLSIKQNDNSSGSIDKDEYNSPDFITKYEQALFFIIKSYSEDDVHKSIKYNVWSSTPNGNKRLDNAFLAAQGKMAEKGGKCPVFLFFSVNASGQFCGVAEMSGRVDFSKNMPFWQQDKWNGFFPVKWHIIKDVSNPRLRHIILENNENKPVTNSRDTQEVKFPQGTEMLNIFKSYSAKTSILDDFGFYENRQKAMQEKRGKPTTPTLDNSLSKMVESSQFQKLDDSKSHKLVLVEVKEALPCSRVTSPK from the exons ATG TTCGGTGCAAAAGGTGCAAGCTTGTCTGATGCAACATCCTGCATCTCTTCCGGAGATGCAACAAGCATCATCAAGGAAAGCGAGGTAGACCAAGATGTGTCTGTGGATGATCAGGGCACATATTATAATGGTTACTATTATCCAG GATCTCATGGTGTCATGGGGGAATGGGATAATTCACGTTGCAACCGTGGAACAGATAACGTCCAAGTAGAGCATCCTGTAAGT ACCATTCAAGTTGATAGTGGATCGCTGATATACTACTTGCCAGGATTTCAAACTGGATATAGCAACTACGGTCCATTCTCACCTGGACCCATGTATTGTGCTGATGGACAGTTTTGGGGGCAAGGCTCATATTATGCAAGTCCAGTTTCTCCTCAAACGGTTGTTTCGCCAGGAATTTATGCTCATCCAATTGCTTATGGGCCTGAGCTAATTCCTGCATACCCATGGGATCCATATTTTTTCTTGCAAGATGGGATTCAAGGGAACACATTTACTGTGGATCCAACAAATCCACATTATAAACCAAATCATTCATCCCATGGTCATAACCTTCCTCCTTCCAAAACCTTGACAACTTCAAAAGTGACTTCACTAGCATCTGATTTATCACTTCCTGTATCAGCTCAAAACCAAACACAGAAATCTGTGCAGAAG GCACCCACTGCTGTTTTACCCAAAGGATATGTTCCTCTAAATAAGTTCAGTGCATATgctaaccaagtgaatggtgcATTGCATTATCCAAACGCTGTCATTCCTATGAACGAAAATACACGTTGCTGGGTTGATGATGAAAAGCTGAAAGCCAGAAATAAGCTTAATAGTTTTGCTGATCTGGACCGTGGTCCTAGAACAAATAGCATCAAAACTACTAATTCTGGCGATAATTTTCAGGAAACTCTTAGCATCAAACAGAATGATAATAGCAGTGGTTCAATTGACAAGGATGAATACAACTCTCCTGATTTCATAACGAAGTATGAACAAGCTttgttttttataataaaatcatACAGCGAAGATGATGTTCATAAAAGTATAAAATATAATGTCTGGTCAAGCACTCCAAATGGGAACAAAAGGCTTGACAATGCCTTCCTAGCTGCTCAAGGAAAGATGGCAGAAAAGGGTGGCAAGTGTCCTGTGTTTCTCTTCTTTTCT GTTAATGCAAGCGGTCAATTTTGTGGTGTTGCAGAAATGTCAGGCCGAGTTGATTTCAGTAAAAATATGCCCTTTTGGCAACAGGACAAATGGAATGGCTTTTTCCCAGTGAAGTGGCATATAATTAAAGATGTTTCAAACCCACGACTCCGTCACATAATATTGGAGAATAATGAGAACAAGCCTGTAACAAACAGCAGGGATACGCAAGAG GTTAAGTTTCCACAAGGCACTGAGATGTTAAACATTTTCAAGAGCTATTCTGCTAAAACGTCCATATTGGACGACTTTGGCTTTTACGAGAATCGCCAGAAAGCAATGCAAGAGAAGAGGGGCAAGCCTACTACTCCAACTTTGGATAACTCTCTG TCCAAAATGGTTGAATCATCTCAATTCCAGAAGCTAGATGATTCCAAATCACATAAACTTGTGTTAGTCGAGGTGAAGGAAGCACTCCCTTGCTCGAGGGTCACTTCACCTAAGTGA